From the Psychrobacillus sp. FSL K6-4046 genome, one window contains:
- a CDS encoding efflux RND transporter permease subunit, translating into MSLLTRWAFSNKAAIAVLTVLVLVIGVISYFRLPMEFLPSADNPQVTIITMGSGTDAKTMETEVTSPIESAINGINGKSSIYSRTGDGYSHVDIVYESGYDMKLAKQEVQEALAHISFPSGIAKPVVSQLHTSMIPIVNIAVTFEDGLSTENVEFARNKLISRYEQIKGISNVDLYGAHDTTISVQLDMEKMQENQIPIESVLTILQGQNVAVSVGEKTVNGQVSNIKVIGDVTSLDKLKQMTIVPEVTLEDIANIQEATDSAFMSHFNGKDTLDISITKDSTSNAVTISKEVEKVTKELNEKYTQQESVIYVSSSDLVQNSVHTMMKEVLLGALFATIVIMIFLRNIRSTFITIISIPLSLCLTLFLLSLSGVTLNILTLGGVAVAVGRLVDDSIVVIENIFRKMQSEKFSVQMVVDATKQVGVAITASTLTTVAVFLPMSLLNGSLQDFLLPFALTVTYSLLASLLVALTVVPIMSASLLKNTKLPEHKEATRFPKLVTWSLNHKWVIFLISAALFFGSIGTYFLIPKGAVNSSSSDYITVTLTYPTSTTAEEVQSNMMDMESYILEMDEVEHVFAQVGTPSEAAQYGAVGSSTEAYFSILLHDKNDIPIVMESIEGKREMFAGAAFEMTEASFMMGGSSTNINIDLVGENIESLEKLAPTIQEKIQPITGVNKVTTNQDEKKTVYSLIVDPSKGNTEQIAQQLGVMLNKTPIGTINIDGKEKAVMLEPLLNIEKPNDLESIQIMTNEGAVPVASVATLQSEKLATTLLHKDGETYLRITADVDPARLSEIASEINVAIFGNGEGKKGIEISKDIEVFVGGSSSQQADEFEDLFLVMLVSIGLVFLIMVITFKSIRTPIAILFSLPLAAIGAVLGIVISGISIDITALLGALMLIGVVVTNAIVLLDRVKQNEQKMTIRESLVEAATTRMRPIFMTAIATICAMLPLLLKQAESGILVSQSLAIVVIGGLAMATLLTLIVIPCIYELLYFRKSKKQRLANTMD; encoded by the coding sequence GTGTCATTGTTAACCAGGTGGGCATTTAGCAACAAAGCAGCAATAGCTGTATTGACCGTATTAGTTTTAGTAATTGGGGTGATTAGTTACTTTCGTTTGCCAATGGAGTTCTTACCTTCAGCGGATAATCCACAGGTCACCATTATAACAATGGGTTCAGGAACAGATGCAAAAACAATGGAAACTGAAGTAACAAGTCCGATTGAAAGCGCAATAAACGGTATAAATGGGAAGTCTTCCATCTATTCCAGAACTGGGGATGGATATTCACATGTAGACATTGTCTATGAATCTGGATATGATATGAAGCTGGCAAAACAGGAGGTACAAGAGGCTTTAGCACACATTTCCTTCCCTTCCGGTATAGCGAAGCCAGTAGTTTCCCAGCTGCATACGTCTATGATCCCTATTGTGAATATCGCTGTTACGTTTGAGGATGGACTTTCCACTGAAAATGTGGAGTTTGCAAGGAACAAGCTCATCTCACGCTATGAGCAAATCAAAGGGATTTCCAACGTAGATTTATACGGGGCACATGATACAACCATTTCGGTTCAATTGGATATGGAAAAAATGCAGGAGAATCAAATTCCCATTGAATCAGTATTAACTATACTTCAAGGACAAAATGTTGCGGTGTCTGTTGGAGAGAAGACGGTAAACGGTCAAGTCAGTAATATTAAGGTCATCGGCGATGTAACTAGCTTAGATAAGTTAAAGCAAATGACCATTGTACCTGAAGTAACACTGGAGGACATTGCTAATATTCAGGAAGCAACCGATTCAGCTTTTATGAGTCACTTTAATGGCAAGGATACACTGGATATTAGTATTACAAAGGATAGCACATCCAATGCAGTGACGATCAGCAAGGAAGTTGAAAAAGTAACAAAGGAATTAAACGAAAAGTATACGCAGCAAGAATCCGTCATTTATGTTTCTTCCTCGGACTTGGTTCAAAATTCTGTCCATACGATGATGAAGGAAGTTTTACTTGGAGCATTGTTTGCGACTATTGTGATCATGATATTCCTTCGTAACATTCGGTCTACCTTTATTACGATTATTTCGATTCCTCTATCGCTATGCCTGACCTTATTTTTGCTATCGCTATCTGGTGTGACATTAAACATATTGACGCTTGGTGGTGTCGCTGTTGCAGTTGGGAGATTAGTGGATGACAGCATAGTAGTCATAGAGAATATTTTTCGGAAGATGCAGTCCGAGAAGTTTAGTGTTCAAATGGTTGTGGATGCCACAAAGCAGGTTGGAGTTGCCATTACAGCCTCGACATTAACGACTGTAGCTGTTTTTCTTCCCATGAGCTTGTTAAATGGTTCCTTACAGGATTTTTTACTTCCCTTTGCTCTAACGGTTACCTATTCGCTGTTAGCCTCTCTATTAGTTGCTTTAACAGTGGTCCCTATCATGAGTGCTAGCTTATTGAAGAACACGAAGTTACCGGAGCATAAGGAGGCTACTCGTTTTCCAAAGCTTGTCACCTGGTCGTTGAATCATAAGTGGGTCATCTTTTTGATTTCCGCAGCATTATTTTTCGGTTCCATCGGCACATACTTTTTAATACCAAAAGGAGCAGTCAATAGTTCCTCTTCCGATTATATAACCGTCACGTTAACCTATCCAACGAGCACAACTGCCGAGGAAGTGCAGTCAAACATGATGGATATGGAATCTTATATTCTCGAAATGGATGAGGTAGAACATGTTTTTGCGCAAGTAGGTACTCCTTCGGAGGCAGCACAATATGGAGCGGTGGGCTCTTCAACGGAAGCTTACTTCAGTATCTTATTACATGATAAGAATGATATCCCAATAGTGATGGAGTCGATTGAAGGAAAAAGAGAAATGTTTGCAGGGGCCGCATTTGAAATGACAGAAGCCTCATTTATGATGGGTGGCTCCAGTACTAATATTAATATTGATTTAGTCGGAGAGAATATCGAAAGCTTAGAAAAGCTTGCGCCGACTATTCAAGAAAAAATTCAACCTATTACTGGCGTAAATAAAGTAACTACAAATCAAGATGAAAAGAAAACGGTCTACTCACTTATTGTTGACCCTTCCAAAGGTAATACAGAGCAAATTGCTCAACAATTAGGTGTAATGTTAAATAAAACACCGATCGGAACCATTAATATAGATGGCAAGGAAAAAGCAGTTATGCTCGAGCCACTGTTAAATATAGAAAAACCAAATGATTTAGAATCTATCCAGATCATGACTAACGAGGGAGCTGTTCCGGTAGCTTCTGTGGCAACCCTACAGTCTGAAAAGCTTGCCACTACCCTACTGCACAAGGATGGGGAAACCTATCTAAGAATTACTGCAGATGTCGATCCAGCTAGACTTTCTGAAATTGCTAGTGAAATAAACGTGGCGATATTCGGAAATGGTGAGGGTAAAAAAGGGATAGAAATATCAAAGGATATAGAAGTGTTTGTAGGTGGCTCTAGTAGTCAGCAGGCAGATGAATTTGAGGATCTCTTTTTAGTGATGCTCGTCTCCATTGGATTAGTATTTTTAATCATGGTGATAACCTTCAAATCCATTCGCACACCAATTGCAATTCTCTTCTCGCTACCATTAGCAGCAATTGGAGCTGTACTTGGAATCGTAATAAGTGGTATTTCCATTGATATAACTGCTCTACTTGGTGCACTTATGCTAATTGGAGTTGTTGTAACGAATGCTATTGTCTTGCTAGACAGAGTGAAGCAAAATGAACAGAAAATGACGATACGGGAATCATTGGTTGAAGCTGCCACCACTAGAATGCGACCAATTTTTATGACAGCCATCGCGACCATCTGTGCCATGCTCCCACTGTTACTAAAGCAAGCCGAGTCAGGTATCCTTGTATCACAAAGCCTTGCAATCGTTGTAATTGGAGGATTGGCAATGGCTACCCTACTAACCTTAATTGTAATTCCATGTATTTATGAGCTTCTCTACTTTAGAAAATCTAAAAAGCAAAGACTGGCTAATACTATGGATTGA
- a CDS encoding GNAT family N-acetyltransferase — MITKATKEDMEFILSHAVNSASDATQLEISEEKALAMFQGVIDKGGFYLVIKEEEAIQGWIMLDENTDYFTDNKYGFIYEIYVLPAHRGKGLSKILINEGNSYFKEQGYEAVRLNVFASNFAKEIYKQVGFQEVNCIMEVKL, encoded by the coding sequence ATGATTACAAAAGCAACGAAAGAGGATATGGAATTTATTCTTTCCCATGCAGTAAACTCTGCATCTGATGCAACGCAACTGGAGATTAGTGAAGAGAAGGCATTAGCCATGTTTCAAGGGGTTATAGATAAAGGAGGCTTCTACTTAGTGATTAAAGAAGAGGAAGCTATTCAAGGCTGGATCATGTTAGATGAAAATACAGACTATTTTACTGACAACAAGTATGGGTTTATATATGAAATTTATGTTCTCCCCGCCCATAGAGGAAAAGGGCTTTCTAAAATCCTCATTAATGAAGGAAACTCCTATTTTAAAGAACAAGGCTATGAAGCGGTCCGATTAAATGTGTTTGCCTCCAACTTTGCCAAAGAGATTTATAAGCAGGTTGGATTCCAAGAGGTTAATTGTATAATGGAAGTTAAATTATGA
- a CDS encoding SAM-dependent methyltransferase: protein MHTFHVSSIGTVHNTRKTPEDDYWGEVVSEIRLNNDWDESSLDGIDAFSHVEIIFLFHLVSDDHVQYTARHPRNNTTYPKVGIFAQRGKNRPNKIGLTTVELIERDGSSIFVKGLDAIDGTPVLDIKPVMSEFLPKGKVKQPKWSTELMLNYWE, encoded by the coding sequence ATGCATACATTTCACGTTAGCTCTATTGGAACAGTACATAACACTAGAAAAACTCCAGAGGATGATTATTGGGGGGAGGTAGTTTCTGAAATCAGGTTAAACAATGATTGGGACGAGAGCAGTCTAGATGGTATTGATGCTTTTAGTCATGTGGAAATCATTTTCTTGTTTCACCTAGTTTCTGACGATCACGTTCAATATACTGCTAGGCATCCAAGAAACAATACGACTTATCCGAAGGTAGGTATATTCGCGCAGCGAGGTAAGAATCGACCAAATAAAATCGGACTTACTACGGTTGAATTGATTGAACGGGACGGGTCATCGATCTTTGTCAAAGGGTTAGATGCGATAGATGGGACTCCAGTGCTAGACATTAAGCCCGTAATGAGCGAATTTCTGCCGAAGGGGAAAGTGAAGCAGCCAAAATGGTCAACTGAATTAATGCTGAATTATTGGGAGTAA